The stretch of DNA GCCATTCGCATCGGTGATGCAAACTGTATAAACAGAACTTGCGCAAAGTCCGGTTGCCGTTACTGTTGTTTGTATAGGAGAAGTTGACCAGCTATACGTATAGGGTGTTGTTCCTCCAGATGCGGATGAGGAAGCAGTTCCATCACAGCAGGAACTGCATGAAGCATTTGAAAGCGGAGTTGCCGTTACCGCCATGGCTGCCGGTTCTGTAATGGCAACAATGGCAATGCTTAAACATCCGACAGCATCGCTGACTGTAACTGTGTACTGACCTGCGCTTAACCCCGTTGCAGTTGCTCCTGTTTGAGCAGGTGATGTATTCCATACATATATATAAGGAGGAGTTGCTCCTGTTGCGGTTGCGGTGGCTGTTCCATCACTTACCCCGTTGCACGAAGTATTTGTTTGTGCAGAGATGAATGCAGTTGGTCCGTTTGAATTCACGATCATAGCCGTTGCGGTTTTTGTGCATCCGTTCGCATCAGTAATGGTTACCGTATAACTTCCTGCGGATAAAGAATTAGCCGTGGCGGTTGTTTGCCCTGAACTCCAGTTATAAGAATACGGAGCTGCGCCATTGCTTACAGAAGCAGTTGCACTTCCGTCATTGTTGCCGCAAGTTGCGCTTGAAGAGCTGATGGAAACAGTCATTCCGTTTGGCTGAATGATGGTAGTAGAAGATTGGCTTGTGCATCCGCTGGCATCCGTCACTGTCACTATATAATTTCCTGCGCTCAATCCGGTTGCTGTAACTGTTGTTTGCGCAGGAACTGTAGACCATGAATAAGTATAGGGAGATGTTCCTCCGCTCACGGATGAAGTTGCTGTTCCGTCATTGCCGCCATTGCAGGAGACATTTGTCTGCGATGCAATAGTTACAACAGGTGCGTTGGCAACAATGATGGTGGCGGTTGCAGTTTGTGTGCATCCGCTGGCATCGGTTACTGCAATCGTATAAGTTCCTGCCGCTAATCCTGTAACGCATGAGGTAGAGCCGGGAACAGGAGACCAACTATATGTATAGGGAGCAGTTCCTCCTGAAACAGCTACGCAGGCACTACCGGTAGTGCTTCCGCAAGTTCCGTTTGTGGTAGTGACGGAAGTGGTGAGTGCTGCCGGCTCAGAAATAGTTGCAGTTGTTACACTCGTGCATCCGTTGGCATCGGCAATAGTAACAGAATATGTTCCGGCACTTAATCCAGTAGCAGAAGCATTGGTTCCTCCGGAGGGAGACCAGTTATAGGTGTAGGGTAATGTTCCTCCTGTGGCTGATGAAGTTGCGCTTCCATCATTTCCTCCGTTGCAAGTTACATTTGTTGAAGAAGAAATGAATGAATTGGGTCCGTTCGTGCTACTAACAGTTGCTATTGCAGTTTGTGTACAGCCGTTTGCATCAGTAACTGTAACAGTATATGTTCCTGCTGCAAGTCCTGTGGCTGTTTGCGTGTTTTGTCCTCCGGGTACCCAAGCGTAAGTGAAAGAACCCGTTCCTCCGCTTGCGTTTACCGTTGCAGTTCCTGTATTGCTTCCGCAGGCAGTACCAGTAGTAGTTGTGCTTGCAGTAATTGCTGTCGGCTGAGTGATGGAAACAGTTGTTGTGTTAGTGCAGCCGTTCGCATCGGCAACGGTTATCGTGTAAGTGCCGGCACAAAGATTAGTAAGCGGGAATGGTGAATAAGTATAGGGACTTGTTCCACCACTTGCAATTGGTATTACCGTTCCATCGCAAGTTCCATTACAACTCACATTTGTTTGTGATGAAACAGAAACAGTTGGTGTGCTCGTACTATTCACTGTTCCTGCTGCGGTTTGCATACATCCGTTCGCATCAGTTATCGTTACGATGTATCCACCTGCTGGCATTCCGGTGGCAGTAGAAGTTGTTTGAACAGGAGTCGTGGACCAGCTATATGTGTAAGATGGAACTCCTCCCGATGCATTTACTGTTGCTGTTCCGTTATTGTTTCCGCAGGTAGTATTGGTTGTCACCACGGTGGCGGTAATTGCAGCGGGCTGAGTGATGGTAACCACAGATGTTCCGGTGCAGCCAACTGCATCGGAGATTACTGCTGTGTAAGTTCCTGCTGTCATCCCGGTAGCAGTGGGTGTAAACTGAAAGGGCGATGTGGTCCATCCGTATGTATAAGGAAGAGTTCCTCCGGTAGCAGATGAGGTGGCAGAACCATTATTTCCACCGAAGCAGGAAACATTGGTCTGCGATGAAATGGTAACAGTTGGTCCGTTGATAGTATTGACTGTGCCTGCTGCTGTTTGTGTGCATCCGTTAGCATCTGTAATCAGAACCGTATATGTTCCTACTCCCAATCCGGTGGCAGTAGTTGTTGTTTGAACGGGAGAACTCGTCCAGCTATAGGTATAAGAAGGAACTCCTCCCGATACATTTATTGTTGCTGTTCCTGTATTGCTTCCGCAGGCAGTATTGGTGGTAGAAATTGTTGTTGTGATGGCAGTGGGCTCAGTGATGGTTACTGTTGTGGTTCCAGAACAACTGTTTGCGTCTGTTACTGTCACCGTATAATTTCCTGCAGTCAATCCTGTGGCAGCAGAAGTGGTTCCTCCTGATGGAGACCATGCATACGTATATGCCGGTGTTCCGCCTGTAACAGTAGCAGCAGCCGAACCATTATTTCCACCGTTGCATAAAACATTTGTCTGAGATGAAATAGTAACTGTTGTACCACCGGTAGTTGTAATTACTGCAGCATGTGCCTGCACGCAGCCATTGGCATCAGTACCTGTTACTGTATAATTTCCTGCTGCTAATCCGGTGGCGGTTGCAGTAGTTTGTCCCGTAGGATTCCATGTATAAGCATAAGGGAGTGTTCCTCCCGAAGCATTTAAGGTGGCGCTTCCATCACTGCTTCCGCAGGTGGCATTGGTTACGCTTACAGAACCTGTAAAGATTGTTGGCTCAGTGATGGCAACGGTTGCCGTTGCCGTGCAGCCGGTTCCATCGGTAATAAGCACTGTATAATTTGCAGCTATTAATCCGGTGGCGGCAGAAGTGGTTCCTCCCGAAGGAGACCATGCATACGTGTATGCCGGTGTTCCGCCTGTAATAGTGGCAGCAGCCGAACCGTTATTTCCTCCGAAGCAGGAAACATTTGTTGAAGATGAAATAGCCACTGAGGGACCGGTGGAAGTTACTGTTGCCGTTGCAACGATGGTACATGCGTTTGCATCTGAAACGGTGACTGTATAAACTCCTGCTGCTATTCCGGTAACCACCTGAGTGGTTGCTCCTCCCGGTGCCCAGTTGTAGGTGTAGGCGCCAGTTCCTCCGGCTACATTCACTCCAACCGCTCCGTCATTATTGCCGCAAGTGGCGGGGTTTGCTCCTACCGTAGTAGTGAGCGCTGTTGGCTGAGTAATGGTTACCGAATTTGTTTCTGTGTTTCCATATGCATCAGAAACAACAACGGTGTATGATGTTGCGCAAAGACCGGTGGCGGTTTGAGTGGTTTGTCCGCCTGTCCATAAATAAGTATAAGGAAGAAGTGTGGCTCCGGTTGGATTCACAGTTGCAACGCCATTGCAAACGCCATTGCACAAAAGATTTGTTTGCAGCGTAGTTGTCTCAATGCAGGAAAAAAACTTTGCAAGAAAGCCATCGTTATTCGGATTGCTTCCTCCATAGGTATTTTGAAATCCGCTTCCGGCAATTCCAGCCACGCTGTTGGTGTATCCTGCCATGTGAATTCTTCCTGCTTTATAGGATAATCCCATTGCCTGGTCAGAACCTGTGCCTCCTAAATAGGTTCCGCATATGCGATTTCCACTAAGACCGAATTTTATGAGCATGGCATCATTGCCTGTTCCGTAGATAGTTTGAAAACCATCAGCGGTGGCTATGCCTGCTGCGCTGGAGGTTCGCCCTCCGAGATAACTGTTTCCTTCTTCATCGGAAGCCACTGCGTATCCTCTGTCATCGCCCGGTTGGGTTCCGTAATATGTTCCCCACGCGCGGCTTCCGGCTGAACCAAACCTTACAAGGTATGCATCGTAAGTACCGCCTCCGCTATATGCTGTTTGATACGCTCCGACAGAAGCAATGGCGGTATTGCTCATGGTTCTTCCTGCCATAAAAATATTTGTATCTGAAATGGCAATGGCTCTTCCTTCATCTGTTCCTCCACCTCCGTAATACGTTCCCCATAAACGCACTCCGTTATTATCAAACTTTACAAGGAATGCATCTGTTCCTCCTCCGTAAACTGTCTGCCATGCGCCCGGTGAAGAAATATTGGTATTGCTGGCGGTAAGTCCTCCTATATATATATTGTCTGCCGCATCGGTAACAACACCATAGCCCACATCTTGCCCGGCTCCTCCGTAATAGGTTGACCACTGCCCTGTGCCGCTGCCGTCAAACTCTACCACAAACGCATCTGTTCCTCCTCCATAAACTGTTTGATGCGCGCCAAGGGTTGCAATACCTGTTCCGCTGGATGTTCTTCCTGTAAGAATTACATTTCCGTTTCCATCGGTTCCAACTCCGATTTCGGGAGTAGAGCCGGTGTTTGCTTCGGCTCCGGTGCTTCCGAAATATCTTCCCCAGATTCGGTTTCCGCCTGAATCAAATTTTACGAGGAATGCATCGGATGCTCCTGCATAGGGAGTAAATCCGGAAGCAATATTGTTGGCGCTGGTGGTATAACCCGCCAGATAAACATCTCCGTTCACATCCACCGCAACCGCATATCCCTGGTCAGTGCCGCTGCCACCATAGTAAGTTGACCACAGGCGGTTTCCGTTTGAATCAAACTTCACCAGGAAACCATCGCTGATACCGCCACCGTATACATTCTGAAATCCACCGGAACCAAAATACCCGGTGTTATCAGGAGTTACTCCTGCCAGATAGGTGTTGCCCGCAGCGTCATTCGCCACGCTGTAGCCAAAATCACTTTGCGTGTTGCCGTAGTAGGTTCCCCACTGGCGGATGTCTTGCGAAACACCGATTACACTGATTAATGAAAAGATTACACCGATTGCGGAAGTAAGAGTATTTTTTTTCATGTGGAAATATTTTTTGAAAGAGAGAATTTTTGCGGACAACAAATGTATATATAATAAATAGTATGACGAAGATTCTTTTCTAAAGGTTGCATTGCGCTTAACTCAGTTGGTCATTGGTCATTAGTCACTGGCTGTTACTAATGACTAATCGCTAATAACTAATATGTCGGTCGCAAAAATTTTGTTGTCTTGTGTGAGCCGAATGAAATACAACCCGCTTGGAAGATTGTTACGGGAGAGAGTAAATGAATGACCTGTTATATTGTTATATTGTTTTACTGTCTGCCCGAAACAATTGTAAAGGGTGAGGGTTGCGTTGGTTAAATAATTATCTGTGTGCAAAGTTGTCTCACTTGAAAATGGATTTGGGAAAATAGAAAGTTCTGATAAAGAATTTATGAAAGGTACATTCGCTGCAAATGCATATTCAGGCAAATGACAATTGAACCAAGGACCGACAGAGAATGAACTATTGGCATACAGATACCCTCCGTTGGAAATAATTCCATAAAGAGTAAGAATTACTATGCCTGGATACAGACAGTTAACATTTCCTCCGGGAATGGAAAGAGTATCCAATTCAAGAATACCGTACGTAATAAGTTTTGCATTTGTGTTAACTGAAAGTTTCTCGTGACCACAAATACCTCCCATGCTATCAATTTGCAGGTAAGCTCCCATATTTAAAGTAAGAGTTGCATTAATAATAACAGGATGTTTTATCAGGAAGGTGTCTGAACTGGTGTATGGTGGTGCCATTCCTCCAAGCCATACTCCACCACTATTCCAATAACCATTGCTAACTGTTTCCCATTTATTAGCTTCAGTTACATTTACTAGAAATAAACATAAAGAAAATACAATTAAAAGTTTTTTCATTGCCTTTGTATTACTGTCAAGATGCAAAGTAACCGTTAAAGGTTGCGTTGTATTTTTGTATTGTGGATAATTCGTTTTATCCGTAACAAATCCCGCAAGGGAATAGGATTCGTCCGTAGGCGAATATACGATTTATCACAATAATCTTTGTGCTTAGTTTCACAACCTCTCTCCGCCATAACTTCGCGGGGGAGCAACTCAATTCCATATGGGAACAAAGTACCCGCATATGGGAGCAATCTTTTCCCGCAAGGGAGGGAAATACACTCATACGGGGACAACCCTATCGCCTATGATAGCAATCCTATCACATATAGGAACAAAGCATTGGCATATGGGAGCAATCCTTTCCCACATGGGAGCGAAATGAACCCATAAACAAATGACCCATTTTTAGCGTATTTTTAGCCAAAGATGTGCCAAACATGGGCATGAACAAGTTGAACATGCCCATGGCTAACTTAAACATGCACATGATTGAAACAACCATGCACATGCATAGATAGTATAGGGGTATGAACAGGTTGAACATGGACATGGATAACTTATACATACTCATTAATGAATTGATAATTGGCATGGATAAAACACACATGGGCATGATTGAAACGCACATATCCATAACCCTAAATCTCCAAACAAATTTTTCTAGGACTTACACACTCTGTAAAACTCTGTGTTTCTCCGTAAGAGTTTCACAGAGAAATACAAAATTGCGTAAGTCCTATTTTCCTACTTTCGCTGCTTAATACAGATTAAATGCAGATGCAGACAGATTAAATAATGCAGATGCAAACAGATTAATCAGTTTGAATCCGTGTCTTTCATCCGTCTGAATCATTTCCTAAATGAACAAAGGTCGCCTCTCACTTATCTATCTCAGCATTGTTTCGCTCTATGGCATCCTCATGCTTGCAGAACAAAACGTGTGGATGGGGCTTTCCTCCTCAGTACTCATCCCGCTGAGAATTATTGTACTCCTTGCTTTCGGTTATTTCGTCACAAAACAAAAATCTCTTACGGCATGGATTCTTTACAGTATGTTTCTGGGTGTGGAGATCGGTCATGATGTTCCTGACTTTGCCATCCACCTGAAAATCTGCAGCAAGATATTTCTTAAACTTATTAAAACCATTATTGCTCCATTGATTTTTGCCACGCTCGTGGTGGGAATTGCAGGTCATTCTAATTTAAAGCAAGTGGGAAGGATGGGACTCAAAGCCATTCTCTATTTTGAAATCATTACAACCATCGCTCTGTTCATCGGGCTGGCGGCAATAAATATTTCACAGGCGGGAGTGGGAGTTCAACTTCCAGTTAATGAAGTTCATTCAGAAAATTTAATTGCCGCCAAACAATCTGCCGAAGAAATCATTCTGCACATCTTTCCCGAGAACATTGCCAAATCCATTTCTGAAGGACAGGTTCTGCAGATAGTAATCTTCAGCATTTTATTTGCTATTGGATTAGCATTAGTCAGCGAGGCAAAACGAAAACCCATGCTCGACTTCACCGAAAGTTTAGCGGAAGTAATGTTCAAGTTCACCAAAGTAGTAATGTACTTTGCACCTGTGGGTGTGGGCGCAGCCATTGCCTACACGGTGAGCCACATGGGGCTTGGAATTTTAGTTAATCTGTTTCAACTTCTCGCTACTTTATACGGAGCGCTCATCTTTTTCCTTTTGTTTGTTCTTCTTCCGGTTGCATTATTCTTCAAAGTGCCGCTGAAAAAATTTATTAACGCCATCATTGAACCCGTTTCCATCGCCTTCGCCACAACCAGTTCAGAAGCCGCTCTGCCCAAGGCAATGGAGAACATGGAAAAGTTTGGCGTACCCAGAAAAATTGTCGCGTTTGTTTTGCCAACCGGTTATAGTTTCAATCTTGACGGCACTACATTATATCTTTCACTCGCATCGGTATTTGTGGCACAGGCAGCAGGCATTGATATGAGTTGGAAAGAACAACTGATGATGGTGTTCACGCTCATGTTAACGAGCAAAGGAGTGGCGGGAGTTCCAAGAGCATCGTTAGTTATTCTTCTTGGCACAGCCGCTTCTTTCGGACTTCCTGTTGAACCCATATTTATTATTCTGGGGATAGACGAACTCATGGACATGGCGCGCACCTCTGTAAATGTTATTGGCAATTGTTTGGCAACGGTGGTGATTGCGAAATGGGAAGGAGAGTATAAACAGCCGATGGATGATATTAATGAGATTAAATTGACTTAGATTATAATGCCAATATACGAATTGATACTAATGAAACAAATAATACAAATGATGCGAATTTTCTATTCGTATGTTGGTATCTCTATTAGTATCATTAGTACGCATTAGTATATTAGCATTACGCTTAATTATGCATGACACCTGGGAATTTCTGAAAACACTCACCAATCCGGAGTCCATCATATTATATGGAGGGCTTGCATTGCTTCTCTTCGTCATCTTTGCTGAAACAGGTTTGATGATTGGCTTTTTTCTGCCTGGTGATTCACTCGTTTTTGTTTCAGGGCTTTTATGCGGAACAAAACCCGAATTGCTGGGAATAGAAATTTACACCCTCATCCTTTCCATGAGCATTGCTGCCATCCTCGGAAACGTTACCGGATATTACTTTGGAATAAAAATCGGACCAGCGCTTTTCACTAAAGATGACAATTTGATTTTCAAAAAAAAATATGTTGTCATCACCCGTTCGTTTTACGACAGGCACGGAGGCAAATCGCTCATACTCGGCAGGTTTCTTCCCATCATCAGAACCTTCGCGCCCATTCTAGCCGGTGTGATAAAAATGGATTTGAAAATATTTTTATTTCACACCGTTGCAGGAGCAATTCTATGGATTGGCTCATTATCAATTCTGGGATACTATCTCGGAAGAATTGTTTGGGTGAAAGAAAACGTAGAGTGGTTTATCTTTGCTCTTCTCATCCTTACAACGATTCCTTTTATAAGTACATATATGAAGGAAAGGTTAAGGAAGGAAGGTTAAGGTTAAGAGAATACAAAATACTTTCTTTCCTCAACCTCATCCTTTAACCTGAACCTATTTCTACCACTTACTCATATAAACAACCAGATACTAAAAAATAAAACTATATCACATTTTTTTTTAAGTTTGCCGCGATTTTTGATGCACCTTTGTCAAACAAACAAACACGAATTTACTAATCACACTTCGTATAATGATTTTTTTATTTGTGAATTAGTACATATTGGTATTTTTGTAGGCATAACTTTAAACATTAAACTATAAACTATAAAATCTATGGGCAAGAAATCAAATCCGATGAACAACCTCATCATCATCATTGCGACAATCGTAATTGGATGGGCGCTTTATATGCTGGTGCTTGGCAACGGCTCCAACTTTGAAGAAGGCGACAATACAAAACACCCTCTCAACATCATGGGCATCATGTATAAAGGAGGAATCATCGTTCCGTTCCTGATTGCCGTGAACCTCATCGTAATTTCTTTCACAATCGAAAGATTCATCACGCTGGGTAAAGTGAGCGGGAAAGGAAACGTGCAATCATTTATCCGCAATATCCGTAATTTCATTTCCAACAATCAAGTGAGTGAAGCCATTGCTGAATGCGATAAGCAAAAAGGTTCCATTGCGAATGTAGTGCGTTCCGGCTTGGGTGAATACGAGCGTGTTCAGAATGATGGCTCAATGGATAAAGAAAGAAAAATAGCTGCCATCCAAAAAGGGTTGGAAGAAGCAACAGCGCTGGAACTTCCGATGATGTCTAAAAATCTTGTGATACTTTCCACCTGCGCATCTATTGCCGTATTGATTGGTCTTATCGGAACAGTGGTGGGAATGATTCGCGCCTTCAGCGCCATGGCGCAGGCAGGAGCTCCTGATACAGTGGCGCTAGCTACCGGTATTTCTGAAGCACTTGTAAATACTTTCTTCGGAATTCTTGGCTCAACGCTCGCTATTATTCTGTATAACTATTTCAGTTCAAAAGTTGATGCACTCACTTACGCGATTGACGAAGCAGGATACAGCATCGTTCAAACATTCGCAACAAAAAACAAGTAATTTGAAAATGTATTAATTTGAAAATTTGAAGATGATGAGTTTAATTTTCAAATTCTCAAATTCTCAAATTGGCTAATTAAGATTATGGGCAAAATAAAAGTACCGAAAAGCGCTCCCTCTCTCGATATGACACCGATGGTGGATCTGGCGTTTTTGCTCGTAACTTTTTTCATGCTCACTGCAAAGTTCCGCGTGAATGAAGCGGTTCCTGTTTTACCGCCTTCCTCCCATTCAGAAAAAATCCTTCCTGAAAACACTTTGCAGGTTACCATTGATACAGGCGGAAGAGTATTCTTCGCGCTTGACGGACAGGTAGAGCGAAGAAATTTGCTTGCAGAAATGGGTCAGAAATATAATATCTCTTTCACTGATCAGGATGCGAAACGCTTTTCCGTGATGTCAGAGTTCGGAGTTCCGATGACACAACTTCTTGCTTATATCCGCGGAGGAGAAAAAGAAAGAGGGAAATTTGACAGAGAGTCAACAGGCATTCCGATAGATTCAATGAACAACCAGCTTGGCGACTGGATTGCTTTCGGATGGAACGAAAAACAACGGTTTCAGCAAACCAATAATGTAGCAAAAGATCACTGGTGCCGTATTGCGATAAAAGCAGACGGTCAAACAAATTATAAAGCAGTGAAAAGGGTGATTCAGATTTTTCAGGACAGAAACCTGAACAGTTTCAACCTTATCACGGATATGGAAATGGAACAAGTAGAATGATTAAGGATTAAGGAATTAGGATTTGGGATTTTAAAATCCTAATTCCTTAATCCTAAATTTAAGTTATGTCAGAAATAATTGAAAGCGGTGGCGGTGGCAGCCACGGCAAACATCAGAAGAAAAGAGCGAAGAAACATTCCTCACGTGTGGACATGACGCCCATGGTGGATTTGGGATTTCTTCTGCTGACTTTCTTTGTGCTTACTACCCAGTTCAGTAAACCCAAGACGATGGAGATCAACATGCCCGTGATTCCGAAAGATACAACCAAAAGAATGAAAATTGAAGATGAAACCGCTCTCACGCTTCTTCTTACTGACAAAAAAGAAAAAATATATTACTATTATGGAAAGTTCAAGCCCGATGCATCAATAATTAAAAACACAGATTATTCAAAGGAAGGAGTCAGAAAAGTTTTCAGAGACAGGAATAAAGAAGTGATTGACCAAGTAAAACAATTAAAAGACAAACTCGTTAAACACCAGATTGCCGACACAACCTACAAACGAATGTCCATGAGCATCAAAGGAGATAAAAAAGCAGTGTTTGTCATTGTGAAAGCAGATGACAAAGCCAAATATAAAAGCATTATTGACGTAATTGATGAATTGAATGTGGCAGATATCGGAAAATATGCACTGGTGGATATTTCACCTGCGGAAAAAGAAATGCTTAGGGTAATGGGAGTAATAAAATAAATCATGAACAACAGGATTCAAACGGATTATATGGGATTCAAACGGACAAAAATCTGTCTGAATCCGTTTTTATCTGTTTGAATCTGCATTTATTAATATGGCAAAAGGATTTTTTTCACCTGACTGGCAAAGCGTGGTTTTCGAAGGCCGAAACAATGTGGTTTTTGAAAGCCGCAACAAAGAATATGGCGCTTACGAAATCCGCAGGGATTACGGAAAATTTCTTACCAAGGCATTGATTATTTCTGTTGCATCCATTGTACTTGTATTCGCAATTCCATTTGTGGTAAATCTTATCAACGCAACTATTGATGATGCTGCTATTCCAAAAGATATTGTGATGGATTTAGCGCCTCCTCCGCTCGATAAAGCAGAACCTCCTCCGCCTCCTCCGCCTCCTCCGCCTCCTCCGGTGATGGAAACAATCAAGTTCACTCCACCCGAAGTAACAGAAGAGAAAGTGGATGAAATTCCTCCTCCGCAGGAAAAACTGGTAGAGACACACGTTGCCGAAGAAACGCACGAAGGCGATCCGGATGCGCTAGTGATTGCAGACACAAAAAATGATGTGATAGAAGATAATACCGTGTACGACTTGGTTGCTATACAAGAACAACCAAGTTTCCCCGGTGGTGATGGGGAGTTATTCGGCTTCCTTAGAAAAAACATACAGTACCCACAGGTCGAAAAAGAAAACGGCATTCAGGGAAAAGTATTCGTCACTTTTGTTGTTGACAAAGATGGAAGTGTAACGGATGTAGAACTTTATAAAGGTTTAAAAGGCGGTCCCGGCTGCGATAAAGAAGCACAGCGGGTTGTAAAGATGATGCCCAAATGGACTCCGGGAAAACAGAACGGAAAATCCGTTAAGGTGAGATATATCCTTCCGATTCATTTCAAGTTGCAGTAAGTTTTTTTATCCCTCTTCTCGCTAGTTTTTTACAAACCTTTTTGCAAACTGCAAATCCTCATCCGTAACTTTCAACAGATACAATCCCTGCGGAAGTTTCGAAATATTTAACTGCTGTTCTGAACCTGAAACCTGCAACTTGAAACTTGAAACCTTTCTCCCCATCACATCAATAATTTCAAATTGGGTATTTTTTGTTTGCGGCTTGTAGGATATAAAAAGAATATCAGTTGCAGGATTAGGATAAAGCGTTAATTCATTTTTTGTGTTTTGATTTTCCTCCTCTACTCCAAGATTAATTTGCAGGCAAGAAGGAAAACTATCTGCGGCAAACCATTGCTGAATTTTTTGCACATCAAACAGGTTATCATCAAACGATGCTTTGGAAAGCCAAGGCAAAGAAATATCGCGCGACCACACAATTGCAAAATCATAATCAACTTTTGCTCCTTGCAAAAGTGTAAAAGGACCAGATGTAAGTAAAGACCGCCTGTCGCTTGGCGGAGGCGCCCCATTTTCACTCCATCCGGAAGTATCATAAGGAAAATCAGGATATAAAAAATGGGTGGGCGTCATGCCTCCTAAACCTGTACCGCCATATGTGAAAGGTGACCCATTTTGCCATTTGTTATTTAAATAATTATAATATTCAAGAGCTGTTCCAGGGTCTGACTGTGGAAATGCCATGCCACCGATCCAGTAACCAAATCCAGTCATCAAATTTTTTTCTCCCGCCTCATCAATTGTTCCATTATTATTATTATCAATGCTGTCATTGACATCTGCAAGCGGTCCGTTTAAAATAACATTACTCAAAATAGGAGGGCGAGCGCCATAACCACTCGCGGCAACATCATCAATGGAATCCCCATTATATACATACCCATAATTTCCCTGAGGATAACATCCCACATAATCATCCTGATAATTTCCTAAGTCAGCGTCCTGCCATAAGCCAAAGTAAACACTGTCATATTGATTAACGCTCTTGTTAAAAATTTCGTAATGATAAAGTGTTGTATAATTCAAAACTTGTTCGCTGTCGGCAAGCTGCGGACACATGAAAGCATAAGCCATAGCATGAATTTCTACACCTAAAGGCAAACCTCCGGTATTGTCATGAACTCCCTGGTCGTTCATAATCCAGTAAATGCATTGGTCACCTTTTATTTTCGGATAATCTCCGCCTGTGAGCGGGTCATAAATTCCGTTTCCGTTTACATCAACAAATGGCGCACAACTTGAATCAAGTACTGCAGGCCAACCTAAAATGCTGGAGTCTGGAGTATAAGTTGCGTTCTGTACATTTCCGAGTGCCCATTCGTATTTAAACTCTTCAACTTTATATCTATTCACTTTCCAAACAGTATCAAATGCCGATGGATTCACCGCATTAATTGGTCCCGGAAAATAATCGTTACTACCAAAAGAATGTCCGTATTCCTGTCCTGCTAAATGTAAATTGCCTCCCATATCCAATCCGCCCATCCAAATTGCAGAAGCATAAATTGAATGTCTGCCTGAACATTTTGGAACTTCATAACTGCCTACTTGCGTTGTATAATCCCAGTGTAAATCTCCGCGATTCAAAATCATTGTTCTGACTTCATTGATGTCAAGAAAATTCATATTACCCGGATAGGAGGATACTATTGGTGTTT from Bacteroidota bacterium encodes:
- a CDS encoding energy transducer TonB; this translates as MAKGFFSPDWQSVVFEGRNNVVFESRNKEYGAYEIRRDYGKFLTKALIISVASIVLVFAIPFVVNLINATIDDAAIPKDIVMDLAPPPLDKAEPPPPPPPPPPPPVMETIKFTPPEVTEEKVDEIPPPQEKLVETHVAEETHEGDPDALVIADTKNDVIEDNTVYDLVAIQEQPSFPGGDGELFGFLRKNIQYPQVEKENGIQGKVFVTFVVDKDGSVTDVELYKGLKGGPGCDKEAQRVVKMMPKWTPGKQNGKSVKVRYILPIHFKLQ
- a CDS encoding biopolymer transporter ExbD, translating into MSEIIESGGGGSHGKHQKKRAKKHSSRVDMTPMVDLGFLLLTFFVLTTQFSKPKTMEINMPVIPKDTTKRMKIEDETALTLLLTDKKEKIYYYYGKFKPDASIIKNTDYSKEGVRKVFRDRNKEVIDQVKQLKDKLVKHQIADTTYKRMSMSIKGDKKAVFVIVKADDKAKYKSIIDVIDELNVADIGKYALVDISPAEKEMLRVMGVIK
- a CDS encoding MotA/TolQ/ExbB proton channel family protein, giving the protein MGKKSNPMNNLIIIIATIVIGWALYMLVLGNGSNFEEGDNTKHPLNIMGIMYKGGIIVPFLIAVNLIVISFTIERFITLGKVSGKGNVQSFIRNIRNFISNNQVSEAIAECDKQKGSIANVVRSGLGEYERVQNDGSMDKERKIAAIQKGLEEATALELPMMSKNLVILSTCASIAVLIGLIGTVVGMIRAFSAMAQAGAPDTVALATGISEALVNTFFGILGSTLAIILYNYFSSKVDALTYAIDEAGYSIVQTFATKNK
- a CDS encoding biopolymer transporter ExbD, which encodes MGKIKVPKSAPSLDMTPMVDLAFLLVTFFMLTAKFRVNEAVPVLPPSSHSEKILPENTLQVTIDTGGRVFFALDGQVERRNLLAEMGQKYNISFTDQDAKRFSVMSEFGVPMTQLLAYIRGGEKERGKFDRESTGIPIDSMNNQLGDWIAFGWNEKQRFQQTNNVAKDHWCRIAIKADGQTNYKAVKRVIQIFQDRNLNSFNLITDMEMEQVE
- a CDS encoding VTT domain-containing protein → MHDTWEFLKTLTNPESIILYGGLALLLFVIFAETGLMIGFFLPGDSLVFVSGLLCGTKPELLGIEIYTLILSMSIAAILGNVTGYYFGIKIGPALFTKDDNLIFKKKYVVITRSFYDRHGGKSLILGRFLPIIRTFAPILAGVIKMDLKIFLFHTVAGAILWIGSLSILGYYLGRIVWVKENVEWFIFALLILTTIPFISTYMKERLRKEG
- a CDS encoding cation:dicarboxylase symporter family transporter; the protein is MNKGRLSLIYLSIVSLYGILMLAEQNVWMGLSSSVLIPLRIIVLLAFGYFVTKQKSLTAWILYSMFLGVEIGHDVPDFAIHLKICSKIFLKLIKTIIAPLIFATLVVGIAGHSNLKQVGRMGLKAILYFEIITTIALFIGLAAINISQAGVGVQLPVNEVHSENLIAAKQSAEEIILHIFPENIAKSISEGQVLQIVIFSILFAIGLALVSEAKRKPMLDFTESLAEVMFKFTKVVMYFAPVGVGAAIAYTVSHMGLGILVNLFQLLATLYGALIFFLLFVLLPVALFFKVPLKKFINAIIEPVSIAFATTSSEAALPKAMENMEKFGVPRKIVAFVLPTGYSFNLDGTTLYLSLASVFVAQAAGIDMSWKEQLMMVFTLMLTSKGVAGVPRASLVILLGTAASFGLPVEPIFIILGIDELMDMARTSVNVIGNCLATVVIAKWEGEYKQPMDDINEIKLT